In one window of Dyella thiooxydans DNA:
- a CDS encoding Tex family protein, whose translation MLSIEHRIAQDIAAKPDQVRAAVDLLDGGATVPFIARYRKEATGGLDDTQLRLLEERLRYLRELEDRRAAILASVEEQGKLTDALKSELLTADTKARLEDLYLPYKPKRRTKAQIAREAGLEPLALGLREDPSRDPESFAADFVDAEKGVADVRAALDGARAILMESIAEDAHLVGELRDWLWDKGQIRAKVVEGKENEGAKFRDYFDHVEPIGKIPSHRLLALMRARNEGVIELELSPALDADQGHAEGEGRVAAHAGILDRGRAADAWLRETVRLTWRVKLHLHLTLDLFGRVREGAEDEAIRVFGDNLKDLMLAAPAGAKTVMGLDPGIRTGVKVAVVDPTGKLLATDTIYPHEPRRQWNESLAALARLCQKHGVDLIAIGNGTASRETDKLAGELIKGLAKSHPEHKLSKVVVSEAGASVYSASETAAKEFPDLDVSLRGAVSIARRLQDPLAELVKIEPKAIGVGQYQHDVNQVKLARALDARVEDCVNAVGVDVNTASAALLSRVAGLSPSVAENVVKHRDANGPFPNRKALLKVPRLGDKAFEQCAGFLRVPSGDNPLDASAVHPEAYPVVERIIAQCGREVRNIIGDTGFLRGLKAEQFTDEQFGVPTVRDILKELEKPGRDPRPEFVAPSFAEGVEDVKDLRPGMILEGRVTNVAAFGAFVDIGVHQDGLVHVSALSHTFVKDPRDAVKAGDIVKVKVMEVDLPRQRIGLSMRLDDEPGQSRGKPGSQGGDGRRDNRGPRPGGGQPKPAAPPINSAFADALLRAKQR comes from the coding sequence ATGCTCAGCATCGAACATCGCATTGCCCAGGACATCGCCGCCAAACCCGACCAGGTCCGCGCGGCCGTGGATCTGCTCGACGGCGGCGCCACCGTGCCGTTCATCGCGCGCTACCGCAAGGAAGCCACCGGCGGCCTCGACGACACCCAGCTGCGCCTGCTGGAGGAGCGCCTGCGCTACCTGCGCGAACTCGAAGACCGCCGCGCCGCGATCCTCGCCAGCGTCGAGGAGCAGGGCAAGCTCACCGATGCATTGAAGAGCGAACTGCTGACGGCCGATACCAAGGCGCGCCTGGAAGACCTCTACCTGCCGTACAAGCCCAAGCGCCGCACCAAGGCACAGATCGCCCGCGAGGCCGGCCTGGAGCCGCTGGCGCTCGGCCTTCGCGAGGATCCGTCGCGTGATCCGGAGAGCTTCGCCGCCGACTTCGTCGATGCGGAGAAAGGCGTTGCCGACGTGCGTGCCGCACTCGACGGCGCACGCGCCATCCTGATGGAGTCGATCGCCGAAGACGCACACCTGGTCGGCGAGCTGCGCGACTGGCTGTGGGACAAGGGCCAGATCCGCGCCAAGGTGGTCGAAGGCAAGGAGAACGAGGGCGCCAAGTTCCGCGACTACTTCGACCACGTCGAACCGATCGGCAAGATCCCATCGCACCGCCTGCTGGCACTGATGCGCGCGCGCAACGAGGGCGTGATCGAACTGGAACTCTCCCCCGCGCTGGACGCCGACCAGGGTCACGCCGAGGGCGAGGGCCGCGTGGCCGCGCACGCCGGCATTCTCGATCGCGGCCGCGCCGCCGACGCCTGGCTGCGCGAGACGGTGCGCCTGACCTGGCGGGTGAAGCTGCACCTGCATCTCACCCTCGATCTTTTCGGCCGCGTGCGCGAGGGCGCCGAGGACGAGGCGATCCGCGTGTTCGGCGACAACCTCAAGGACCTGATGCTGGCCGCACCGGCCGGCGCCAAGACCGTGATGGGCCTGGACCCGGGCATCCGCACCGGCGTGAAGGTGGCGGTGGTCGACCCGACCGGCAAGCTGCTGGCCACCGACACCATCTACCCGCACGAGCCGCGGCGGCAGTGGAACGAGTCGCTGGCCGCGCTGGCCCGCCTGTGCCAGAAGCACGGCGTGGACCTGATCGCGATCGGCAACGGCACCGCCTCGCGCGAGACCGACAAGCTGGCCGGCGAGCTGATCAAGGGGCTGGCCAAGAGCCATCCGGAGCACAAGCTTTCCAAGGTGGTGGTGAGCGAGGCCGGCGCCTCGGTGTACTCGGCCTCCGAGACCGCCGCCAAGGAATTCCCCGATCTCGATGTGAGTCTGCGCGGCGCCGTCTCCATCGCGCGCCGCCTGCAGGATCCGCTGGCCGAGCTGGTGAAGATCGAGCCCAAGGCGATCGGCGTCGGCCAGTACCAGCACGACGTCAACCAGGTGAAGCTGGCGCGCGCGCTGGACGCCCGCGTCGAGGACTGTGTGAACGCGGTCGGGGTGGACGTGAACACCGCCTCGGCCGCCCTGCTCTCTCGCGTCGCCGGCCTGAGTCCGTCGGTCGCCGAAAACGTGGTCAAACACCGCGACGCCAACGGCCCGTTCCCCAACCGCAAGGCCCTCCTGAAGGTGCCGCGACTGGGCGACAAGGCGTTCGAGCAGTGCGCCGGCTTCCTGCGCGTGCCCAGCGGCGACAACCCGCTGGACGCCAGCGCGGTGCACCCGGAAGCCTATCCGGTGGTCGAGCGGATCATCGCCCAGTGTGGTCGGGAAGTACGCAACATCATCGGCGACACCGGCTTCCTGCGCGGCCTCAAGGCGGAGCAGTTCACCGACGAGCAGTTCGGCGTGCCGACCGTGCGCGACATCCTCAAGGAGCTGGAAAAGCCCGGTCGCGATCCGCGCCCCGAGTTCGTCGCGCCCAGCTTCGCCGAGGGCGTGGAGGACGTGAAGGACCTCAGGCCCGGGATGATCCTGGAAGGCCGCGTCACCAACGTCGCCGCGTTCGGTGCCTTCGTCGACATCGGCGTGCACCAGGACGGCCTGGTCCACGTCTCCGCGCTGTCGCACACCTTCGTCAAGGACCCGCGCGATGCGGTGAAGGCCGGCGACATCGTCAAGGTCAAGGTGATGGAGGTCGACCTGCCGCGCCAGCGCATCGGGCTCTCTATGCGGCTGGACGACGAGCCGGGCCAGAGCCGCGGCAAGCCGGGCAGTCAGGGTGGCGATGGCCGCCGCGACAACCGCGGCCCCCGCCCCGGTGGCGGCCAGCCGAAACCAGCCGCACCGCCGATCAACAGCGCGTTCGCCGACGCGCTGCTGCGCGCCAAGCAGCGCTGA